In Corvus cornix cornix isolate S_Up_H32 chromosome 4A, ASM73873v5, whole genome shotgun sequence, one genomic interval encodes:
- the THOC2 gene encoding THO complex subunit 2 isoform X2 yields MAALLPAEWIKNWEKGGKSEFVQLCRALSENKNHDVGFRDIQQALYELAYHVVRGNLKHDQASNVLGDVIEFREDMPSILADVFCILDIETSCLEEKNKRDHFTQLVLACLYLVSDTVLKERLDPETLESLGLIKQSQQFNQKSVKIKTKLFYKQQKFNLLREENEGYAKLIAELGQDLSGNITSDLILENIKSLIGCFNLDPNRVLDIILEVYECRPEYDDFFVPLIESYMYMCEPQTLCHILGFKFKFYQDPSGETPSSLYRVAAVLLQHNLIDLEDLYVHLLPGDNTIIEEHKREIVEAKQIVRKLTMVVLSSEKTEEKEKEKEKEEEKTEKPPDNQKLGLLEALLKIGDWHHSQSIMDQMPPFYATSHKPIAIALCQLVHVTVEPLYRRVGVPKGAKGSPISSLPNKRAPKQAESFEELRKEVFNMLCYLGPHLSHDPILFAKVVRLGKAFMKEFQSDGSKQEDKEKMETLFSCLLSITDQVLLPSLSLMDCNACMSEELWGMFKTFPYQYRYRLYGQWKNETYNSHPLLVKVKAQTIDRAKYIMKRLTKENVKPSGRQIGKLSHSNPTILFDYILSQIQKYDNLITPVVDSLKYLTSLNYDVLAYCIIEALANPEKERMKHDDTTISSWLQSLASFCGAVFRKYPIELAGLLQYVANQLKAGKSFDLLILKEVVQKMAGIEITEEMTMEQLEAMTGGEQLKAEGGYFGQIRNTKKSSQRLKDALLDHDLALPLCLLMAQQRNGVIFQEGGEKHLKLVGKLYDQCHDTLVQFGGFLASNLSTEDYIKRVPSIDVLCNEFHTPHDAAFFLSRPMYAHHISSKYDELKKAEKGNKQQHKVHKYITSCELVMAPVHEAVISLHLPKVWDDISPQFYATFWSLTMYDLAVPHSSYDREVNKLKVQMKAIDDNQEMPPNKKKKEKERCTALQDKLLEEEKKQLEHVQRVLQRLKLEKDNWLLAKSTKNETITKFLQLCIFPRCIFSAIDAVYCAHFVELVHQQKTPNFSTLLCYDRVFSDIIYTVASCTENEASRYGRFLCCMLETVTRWHSDRVIYEKECGNYPGFLTILRATGFDGGNKADQLDYENFRHVVHKWHYKLTKASVHCLETGEYTHIRNILIVLTKILPWYPKVLNLGQALERRVHKICQEEKEKRPDLYALAMGYSGQLKSRKPFMIPENEFHHKDPPARNAVPATVQNGPGGAGMPTSLTINTVRLEEGTTEETADKLKEKSQGVVKVINKTVNATPKVTTSNGNSASNSKIIKEKDDKEKSGKEKDKEKKDKTPAATPEMKALGKDGKDKPKEERANKDEKAREIKEKTPKSDKDKEKVKKEEKASKEEKSKTVVTIIESKSTAEKEREKEPSRERDLAKEMKSKENAKGGEKVPVAGSLKSPVPRSETSESEREQKRRKVDTHSSPSHSSTVKDNLNELKDSSAKHYVNHTTPTLSKSKEREVEKKDLDKSRERSREREKKDEKDRKDRKRDHSNSDREVPQDSTKRRKEENGTTGSSKHSKSESPSDSPRLNEKEKDKNKSKSSGKEKGDSIKAEKMEKSSSGSKKESRHDKEKAEKKEKRDSTGGKEEKKHHKSSDKHR; encoded by the exons TTGTATCTGACACTGTCCTAAAGGAGCGTTTAGATCCAGAGACGCTGGAGTCACTGGGACTTATCAAGCAGTCTCAACAGTTCAATcaaaaatctgttaaaataaagacaaaactaTT TTATAAGCAACAGAAGTTTAATTTGCTAAGAGAGGAGAATGAAGGTTATGCAAAGCTCATTGCGGAACTGGGTCAAGACTTATCTGGAAATATCACTAGTGATTTAATCCTTGAAAATATCAAATCTTTAATAG GATGTTTCAATCTTGATCCTAACAGAGTTTTGGATATTATCCTAGAAGTCTATGAGTGCAGGCCTGAGTATGATGATTTCTTCGTACCACTGATAGAGTCTTACATGTACATGTGTGAACCTCAAACTCTATGCCATATCCTTGGGttcaaattcaaattttatCAG GATCCAAGTGGTGAGACCCCTTCCTCCTTATACAGAGTTGCTGCTGTCCTTTTGCAACATAATCTCATAGATTTGGAAGATCTTTATGTTCAT CTTCTACCAGGGGATAATACCATCATTGAGGAGCACAAGCGAGAGATAGTGGAAGCTAAACAAATTGTCAGAAAACTTACAATGGTCGTCTTATCATCTGAAAAGactgaggaaaaggagaaagaaaaggaaaaagaggaggagaaaactgaaaag CCTCCTGATAATCAGAAACTTGGCTTATTGGAAGCCTTATTAAAAATTGGTGATTGGCACCATTCACAAAGTATTATGGATCAGATGCCTCCGTTCTACGCTACTTCGCACAAGCCGATTGCGATCGCGCTTTGCCAGCTTGTCCACGTGACAGTTGAGCCTCTGTACCGCAG agttgGTGTACCTAAAGGAGCTAAAGGGTCACCAATTTCCTCTTTGCCAAACAAGAGAGCACCAAAACAAGCAGAGAGCTTTGAGGAATTGAGAAAGGAAGTGTTCAACATGCTTTGTTACCTTGGTCCTCATCTGTCCCATGATcccattttatttgcaaaagtaGTACGTCTTGGAAAAGCATTTATGAAAGAG TTTCAGTCTGATGGAAGCAAACAGGAAGATAAAGAGAAAATG GAGACACTGTTCAGCTGTTTGTTGAGTATTACTGATCAAGTCTTGCTTCCATCTCTTTCCTTGATGGACTGCAATGCATGCATGTCTGAGGAATTATGGGGAATGTTCAAAACCTTTCCATACCAGTACCG GTACCGTCTCTATGGGCAATGGAAGAATGAAACATACAATAGTCACCCACTTCTTGTGAAAGTTAAAGCTCAAACCATAGACCGAGCCAAATACATCATGAA GCGTTTAACTAAGGAAAATGTGAAACCCTCTGGAAGACAAATTGGGAAGCTCAGCCACAGCAATCCTACAATTTTATTTGATTAT ATTTTatcacaaatacaaaaatatgaTAACTTGATAACTCCGGTTGTTGATTCACTGAAATACCTCACTTCCCTGAACTACGATGTCTTGGCAT ATTGTATCATTGAGGCATTGGCAAACCCTGAGAAGGAGAGAATGAAGCATGATGACACTACAATCTCAAGCTGGCTGCAGA GTCTGGCAAGCTTTTGTGGTGCTGTTTTCCGAAAATACCCAATTGAACTTGCAGGCCTCCTGCAGTATGTAGCCAACCAGCTGAAAGCTGGCAAGAG ctttgatttgcttattttaaaagaggTAGTGCAGAAAATGGCGGGGATAGAAATTACTGAAGAAATGACCATGGAACAATTGGAAGCCATGACTGGTGGAGAACAACTGAAAGCTGAG GGTGGATACTTTGGCCAAATCAGGAATACAAAAAAGTCATCTCAGAGATTGAAAGATGCGTTATTGGACCATGATCTTGCCCTCCCACTGTGCCTGCTTATGGCTCAACAGAGAAATGGTGTCATCTTtcaggaaggaggggaaaaacatCTGAAGCTGGTGGGAAAGCTGTATGATCAG TGCCATGACACCCTGGTACAATTTGGTGGGTTTTTAGCATCCAATCTAAGCACAGAGGATTACATTAAGCGAGTGCCTTCTATTGATGTTCTCTGTAATGAGTTTCACACGCCTCATGATGCTGCATTCTTCCTCTCAAGACCCATGTATGCACACCACATTTCA TCAAAGTATGATGAACTGAAAAAAGCTGAGAAGGGaaataaacagcagcacaaagttcACAAATACATTACATCATGTGAGCTGGTGATGGCTCCTGTTCACGAAGCTGTGATTTCTCTGCACCTCCCTAAAGTTTGGGATGACATCAGCCCTCAGTTTTATGCTACATTCTGGTCTTTAACAATGTATGACCTTGCTGTGCCACACAGCAGCTATGACAGAGAAGTCAATAAACTTAAAGTCCAGATGAAAGCCATAGATGACAATCAGGAAATG CctccaaataaaaagaaaaaagaaaaagaacgttgcacagctctgcaggacaaGCTCCTTGAAGAGGAGAAGAAGCAATTGGAGCATGTGCAGAGGGTTCTACAGAGACTGAAACTAGAGAAAGATAACTGGCTTCTGGCAA AATCTACCAAAAATGAGACTATCACCAAATTTTTACAGTTGTGTATATTTCCTCGATGCATTTTTTCGGCAATTGATGCAGTTTACTGTGCTCACTTTGTTGAACTGGTGCATcaacaaaaaacacccaactTCTCTACACTTCTCTGCTATGACCGA GTATTCTCTGATATTATATATACAGTTGCAAGTTGCACGGAAAATGAAGCCAGTAGATATGGCAGGTTTTTATGCTGTATGCTGGAGACCGTGACCAGATGGCACAGTGACAGAGTCATATATGAAAAG GAATGTGGCAACTATCCAGGCTTCCTAACTATATTACGAGCAACTGGGTTTGATGGTGGAAATAAGGCTGATCAATTGGATTATGAGAATTTTAGACACGTGGTACACAAATGGCACTATAAATTAACTAAG GCTTCTGTGCACTGCCTGGAAACAGGTGAATATACACATATCAGAAACATCCTGATCGTGCTGACCAAAATCCTTCCATGGTATCCAAAAGTGCTGAACCTGGGTCAAGCCTTGGAAAGAAGAGTACACAAGATATgtcaggaagagaaagagaagagaccTGATCTATATGCATTGGCAATGGG CTATTCTGGACAGTTGAAAAGTAGGAAGCCTTTCATGATACCTGAAAATGAATTTCACCACAAAGACCCACCTGCCAGGAATGCTGTACCTGCAACAGTACAAAATGGGCCAGGTGGTGCTGGGATGCCTACGTCTCTCACAATAAATACAGTTAGACTGGAAGAGGGCACTACTGAGGAGACTG cagataAGCTAAAGGAGAAGTCTCAGGGTGTGGTGAAAGTTATTAATAAAACTGTCAACGCTACACCGAAGGTGACAACAAGCAATGGAAACAGTGCATCTAATAG CAAAATTATTAAAGAGAAAGATGATAAAGAGAAAAGCgggaaggaaaaagataaagaaaaaaaagacaagactCCAGCTGCCACTCCGGAGATGAAGGCACTTGGGAAAGATGGGAAAGATAAACCGAAGGAAGAACGGGCAAACAAAGATGAGAAAGCAAGAGAGATCAAGGAGAAAACGCCAAAATCTGACAAAGATaaggaaaaagtgaagaaagaagaaaaagcttcaaaagaggaaaagtcCAAGACGGTTGTTACCATCATTGAGTCAAAGTCAactgcagaaaaggagagagaaaaggagccaTCCAGAGAAAGAGATCTAGCGAAGGAGATGAAATCCAAGGAAAATGctaaaggaggagaaaaggtgCCAGTAGCTGGGTCCTTGAAGTCACCTGTTCCCCGATCAGAAACATCAGAATCTGAAAGGG AACAAAAACGCCGCAAAGTTGATACACATTCTTCTCCGTCACATTCCTCAACAGTAAAG GACAACCTCAACGAACTCAAGGACTCTTCAGCAAAG CACTACGTAAACCACACTACTCCAACACTGTCCAAGAGTAAGGAGAGAGAAGTGGAGAAGAAAGATTTGGACAAGTCAAGGGAAAGatccagagagagagagaagaaagatgaaaaggacAGGAAAGATCGAAAAAGG GATCATTCAAACAGTGACCGAGAGGTACCGCAGGATTCAACTAAACGACGCAAAGAGGAAAACGGCACAA CTGGttcttcaaaacacagcaaaagtgAAAGTCCTTCTGATTCCCCTCGcttaaatgaaaaagagaaggataaaaacaaatcaaaatcttcaggaaaagagaaaggtgaTTCAATCAAGGCAGAAAAGATGGAGAAGAGCTCCTCCGGTAGCAAAAAG gaatcaAGACatgataaagaaaaagcagagaagaaagaaaaacggGACAGTACtggggggaaagaagaaaagaaaca TCATAAATCTTCAGACAAGCACAGATAA